From Magnolia sinica isolate HGM2019 chromosome 13, MsV1, whole genome shotgun sequence, one genomic window encodes:
- the LOC131223487 gene encoding probable disease resistance protein At4g27220 isoform X2, translated as MEEVVGSAAVEIGKCACAPLKECTGYVTHFNNNVKDLKDCVQDLVARKEHIDRLVSTGCSNGEEETPEVKLWLTRAAELIQKAGTVQQKVAENKGCLHCLNLRWRYSISKQAKQMTDSIITHIGKVNPDNIKMTMPQSLPTVIIEEAPSIQGLPSVESSLQEVMSALRDENTKIIGVLGMGGVAKTTLVKNANNKLYGTQQFKKVIMVTVSKDADIKKIQEDIAKRMGFKLQDDTESSRAIDLSSRLMKEERFLIILDDLWEPLVLAEVGIPSPTILKDCKIIFTTRNKDVCKGMESQVDIQVKVLSDEESWKLFKDKAGVIVDDPSFHTKAREVFKECAGLPLAIITLGRALRGERDPRVWDNALSQLKKSAPRNIKEMEKGVYQSIKISYERLQAELKLGFLFCCLFPEDHDIHVDTMIRLWKGEGFLEDVESWEEALNKGHALVEELKSSCLLLAGEKEGYVKMHDIIRDVAIWISSKECEDCKSFVRIGLKGLPQGKSWEEYKRISIRRCGINKLPEGMHCPKLVTLMMPGNEEPIEIQGGFWEATKELRVLDLSYTLISKIPLANLVNLRVLCLRSCKFEEGNCLSALGGLKQLEFLDLSFNYWLCELPNEIRELVNLRSLDLTNTFNLKIVPSGVISRLTLLEELKMWNSFHEWKAEEKDASSGSSSNACLSEVASLKELSNLHLWIVQVERLPRDYPLIKHLTKLKNFCFCICPRPDYGRVQRAYPESNRDELRYMEIVGCSLIPEWALMLLPQTTHLKLKNCKGQEALNRGGRFPILKSLTVEECDDVEFVVSAKESPENAFGNLQSLELRNLPNLKKVLTKYEEGLLPTLLFHNLKKLEVYDCPKLKHLLPSVLLQGMDNLTKVRVSYCGGMEHLFDGPPTVEQRNDVLSKLETLALSDLTSMTSIWPMGLVVNLQNLATLDVWGCHGLKKSVVSAMQMKGGLPNLYQLYVFHCEGVEEIISDVVDNEGLLPKLRTLGLTDLPTLVRICGGEADPLLQLGWNSLEQIRVWRCGGMEHAFEGPPNDVFFKLKTSNLKDLHNLTTLELWRCHFFKKTVISSVQMKGGLPNLVNLTVNDCGGVEEIISDVVDNEGLLPKLKFLRLSFLPELVRIYGGGEAVPPRQLDWHSLKIFYVYGCPKLKKVQPLQGGADSVPSLRKTKGERNWLEGLDWGGNDRVISQFHSLFKEVLTDDED; from the exons ATGGAAGAGGTGGTGGGTTCAGCTGCAGTCGAGATCGGAAAGTGCGCATGTGCTCCTCTTAAGGAATGCACCGGCTATGTTACTCATTTTAATAACAACGTTAAGGATCTGAAAGACTGCGTACAAGATCTGGTGGCCAGGAAGGAGCACATAGATCGATTGGTAAGCACGGGTTGCTCCAATGGTGAAGAAGAAACCCCAGAAGTTAAGCTATGGCTAACACGAGCTGCCGAATTGATACAAAAAGCAGGGACGGTACAGCAAAAAGTGGCAGAAAACAAGGGATGTCTACATTGTCTGAATTTGAGATGGCGTTACAGTATAAGCAAGCAGGCGAAACAGATGACGGACAGCATTATTACGCATATTGGTAAAGTGAATCCAGACAATATTAAGATGACAATGCCCCAATCCCTTCCGACCGTCATAATCGAGGAAGCTCCATCAATCCAGGGTCTACCATCAGTAGAATCATCTCTCCAAGAAGTCATGAGTGCCTTACGTGATGAAAATACCAAAATAATTGGAGTATTGGGCATGGGTGGTGTGGCCAAAACCACCCTCGTGAAAAATGCGAATAATAAGTTATATGGGACACAACAATTCAAAAAAGTCATAATGGTTACTGTTTCAAAGGACGCGGACATCAAAAAGATCCAGGAAGACATTGCAAAGagaatgggtttcaaactccagGATGATACGGAGTCGTCACGAGCAATTGACCTTAGTAGCAGATTAATGAAAGAGGAGAGGTTCCTCATCATCTTGGATGATTTGTGGGAGCCGCTTGTTTTGGCAGAGGTAGGGATtccctctccaaccatactcaaGGATTGTAAGATCATATTCACAACAAGGAATAAAGATGTGTGCAAAGGAATGGAAAGCCAAGTCGACATTCAAGTAAAAGTGCTCTCAGATGAGGAATCGTGGAAACTATTCAAAGATAAAGCAGGTGTCATTGTTGATGATCCTTCCTTTCATACCAAGGCAAGGGAGGTATTCAAGGAATGCGCCGGTCTTCCACTTGCAATTATAACATTAGGAAGGGCACTGAGAGGTGAAAGAGATCCTAGAGTGTGGGATAACGCACTATCACAGCTGAAGAAGTCTGCACCAAGAAATATCAAAGAAATGGAGAAAGGAGTGTACCAGTCTATCAAAATCAGCTATGAACGTTTGCAAGCTGAGCTGAAACTAGGGTTCTTGTTTTGCTGCCTGTTTCCTGAAGATCATGATATTCATGTGGACACGATGATTAGATTGTGGAAGGGTGAAGGCTTTTTGGAAGATGTTGAAAGTTGGGAGGAAGCATTAAATAAAGGGCACGCTTTGGTTGAAGAACTCAAATCTTCTTGTTTGTTATTAGCAGGTGAAAAGGAAGGGTATGTAAAGATGCACGACATTATTAGGGATGTTGCCATTTGGATTTCGTCAAAAGAATGTGAGGACTGCAAATCTTTTGTGAGAATCGGATTGAAAGGTTTGCCACAGGGGAAAAGTTGGGAGGAATACAAGAGGATTTCTATCAGGCGATGTGGGATTAATAAACTGCCAGAAGGGATGCATTGTCCTAAATTGGTGACATTGATGATGCCGGGAAATGAGGAGCCGATTGAAATTCAAGGTGGGTTTTGGGAAGCAACAAAAGAACTTCGGGTTCTGGATCTAAGCTATACACTTATCAGTAAGATACCACTGGCAAACCTGGTGAATCTACGGGTGCTTTGTCTGAGGAGCTGCAAGTTTGAAGAAGGGAATTGTTTGTCAGCACTTGGGGGACTGAAGCAGCTTGAATTTCTGGATCTGTCATTTAACTATTGGTTATGCGAGTTGCCAAATGAAATCAGAGAATTGGTCAATCTGCGGAGCTTGGATTTAACAAATACTTTTAATCTTAAAATTGTTCCAAGTGGTGTTATATCAAGGTTGACTCTCTTGGAAGAATTGAAGATGTGGAACAGTTTCCACGAGTGGAAGGCAGAAGAAAAAGATGCAAGCAGCGGCAGCAGTAGCAACGCCTGTTTGAGTGAAGTGGCATCTTTGAAAGAGTTATCTAATTTACATCTCTGGATTGTGCAAGTGGAACGTTTGCCACGAGACTATCCTCTGATTAAACATCTGACGAAGTTGAAGAACTTTTGCTTCTGCATATGCCCAAGGCCTGATTATGGTCGTGTACAACGTGCTTATCCCGAGTCGAACCGTGATGAGTTGAGATATATGGAGATTGTTGGTTGTAGTCTCATCCCCGAATGGGCTCTAATGCTTTTACCACAGACCACCCATTTAAAGTTAAAAAATTGCAAGGGTCAAGAGGCACTTAATCGCGGTGGACGATTCCCAATTTTGAAATCTCTTACAGTTGAGGAATGTGATGATGTGGAATTTGTTGTCAGTGCAAAGGAGTCTCCTGAAAATGCATTCGGTAATCTACAGAGTTTAGAGTTGAGAAACCTGCCAAATCTAAAGAAAGTCCTCACTAAGTATGAAGAGGGATTGCTTCCCACCCTTTTATTTCATAACCTTAAGAAGCTGGAAGTGTACGACTGTCCTAAACTAAAGCATCTACTCCCATCCGTTTTATTGCAAGGAATGGATAATTTAACCAAGGTTAGAGTGTCTTATTGTGGAGGAATGGAGCATTTATTTGATGGACCACCCACGGTGGAGCAACGCAATGATGTGCTCTCCAAACTCGAAACCTTAGCTCTTTCAGATCTCACGAGCATGACAAGTATTTGGCCGATGGGGTTAGTGGTGAATCTCCAAAATCTCGCTACTCTGGATGTTTGGGGTTGCCATGGCTTGAAGAAGAGCGTTGTGTCGGCGATGCAGATGAAGGGTGGGCTCCCTAACCTTTACCAACTCTACGTGTTTCATTGCGAAGGAGTGGAGGAGATCATTTCAGATGTGGTGGATAATGAGGGTCTGCTACCTAAACTAAGAACTCTAGGCTTAACAGATCTACCGACATTGGTGCGCATATGTGGAGGAGAGGCTGATCCCCTGTTGCAACTGGGTTGGAATTCACTGGAACAAATACGAGTGTGGAGATGTGGAGGAATGGAGCATGCATTTGAAGGACCGCCCAATGATGTGTTCTTCAAACTCAAAACCTCGAATCTTAAAGATCTCCATAACCTGACTACTCTCGAGCTTTGGAGGTGCCATTTCTTTAAGAAGACCGTTATTTCGTCGGTTCAGATGAAGGGTGGGCTCCCTAATCTCGTCAACCTCACCGTGAATGATTGCGGAGGAGTAGAAGAGATCATTTCAGATGTGGTGGATAATGAGGGTCTCCTACCTAAACTAAAATTTCTGAGATTATCCTTTCTACCGGAATTGGTGCGAATCTACGGAGGAGGAGAGGCTGTTCCACCGCGGCAATTGGACTGGCATTCACTGAAAATTTTTTATGTGTACGGATGTCCCAAGCTTAAAAAGGTGCAGCCTCTGCAAGGTGGGGCCGACAGTGTGCCGTCGCTTCGAAAGACTAAGGGAGAAAGGAATTGGTTGGAGGGGTTAGATTGGGGAGGAAACGACAGAGTCATCTCCCAATTCCATTCCCTGTTTAAAGAG GTACTGACGGATGATGAAGATTGA
- the LOC131223487 gene encoding probable disease resistance protein At4g27220 isoform X1, translated as MEEVVGSAAVEIGKCACAPLKECTGYVTHFNNNVKDLKDCVQDLVARKEHIDRLVSTGCSNGEEETPEVKLWLTRAAELIQKAGTVQQKVAENKGCLHCLNLRWRYSISKQAKQMTDSIITHIGKVNPDNIKMTMPQSLPTVIIEEAPSIQGLPSVESSLQEVMSALRDENTKIIGVLGMGGVAKTTLVKNANNKLYGTQQFKKVIMVTVSKDADIKKIQEDIAKRMGFKLQDDTESSRAIDLSSRLMKEERFLIILDDLWEPLVLAEVGIPSPTILKDCKIIFTTRNKDVCKGMESQVDIQVKVLSDEESWKLFKDKAGVIVDDPSFHTKAREVFKECAGLPLAIITLGRALRGERDPRVWDNALSQLKKSAPRNIKEMEKGVYQSIKISYERLQAELKLGFLFCCLFPEDHDIHVDTMIRLWKGEGFLEDVESWEEALNKGHALVEELKSSCLLLAGEKEGYVKMHDIIRDVAIWISSKECEDCKSFVRIGLKGLPQGKSWEEYKRISIRRCGINKLPEGMHCPKLVTLMMPGNEEPIEIQGGFWEATKELRVLDLSYTLISKIPLANLVNLRVLCLRSCKFEEGNCLSALGGLKQLEFLDLSFNYWLCELPNEIRELVNLRSLDLTNTFNLKIVPSGVISRLTLLEELKMWNSFHEWKAEEKDASSGSSSNACLSEVASLKELSNLHLWIVQVERLPRDYPLIKHLTKLKNFCFCICPRPDYGRVQRAYPESNRDELRYMEIVGCSLIPEWALMLLPQTTHLKLKNCKGQEALNRGGRFPILKSLTVEECDDVEFVVSAKESPENAFGNLQSLELRNLPNLKKVLTKYEEGLLPTLLFHNLKKLEVYDCPKLKHLLPSVLLQGMDNLTKVRVSYCGGMEHLFDGPPTVEQRNDVLSKLETLALSDLTSMTSIWPMGLVVNLQNLATLDVWGCHGLKKSVVSAMQMKGGLPNLYQLYVFHCEGVEEIISDVVDNEGLLPKLRTLGLTDLPTLVRICGGEADPLLQLGWNSLEQIRVWRCGGMEHAFEGPPNDVFFKLKTSNLKDLHNLTTLELWRCHFFKKTVISSVQMKGGLPNLVNLTVNDCGGVEEIISDVVDNEGLLPKLKFLRLSFLPELVRIYGGGEAVPPRQLDWHSLKIFYVYGCPKLKKVQPLQGGADSVPSLRKTKGERNWLEGLDWGGNDRVISQFHSLFKEVWVHLRFII; from the exons ATGGAAGAGGTGGTGGGTTCAGCTGCAGTCGAGATCGGAAAGTGCGCATGTGCTCCTCTTAAGGAATGCACCGGCTATGTTACTCATTTTAATAACAACGTTAAGGATCTGAAAGACTGCGTACAAGATCTGGTGGCCAGGAAGGAGCACATAGATCGATTGGTAAGCACGGGTTGCTCCAATGGTGAAGAAGAAACCCCAGAAGTTAAGCTATGGCTAACACGAGCTGCCGAATTGATACAAAAAGCAGGGACGGTACAGCAAAAAGTGGCAGAAAACAAGGGATGTCTACATTGTCTGAATTTGAGATGGCGTTACAGTATAAGCAAGCAGGCGAAACAGATGACGGACAGCATTATTACGCATATTGGTAAAGTGAATCCAGACAATATTAAGATGACAATGCCCCAATCCCTTCCGACCGTCATAATCGAGGAAGCTCCATCAATCCAGGGTCTACCATCAGTAGAATCATCTCTCCAAGAAGTCATGAGTGCCTTACGTGATGAAAATACCAAAATAATTGGAGTATTGGGCATGGGTGGTGTGGCCAAAACCACCCTCGTGAAAAATGCGAATAATAAGTTATATGGGACACAACAATTCAAAAAAGTCATAATGGTTACTGTTTCAAAGGACGCGGACATCAAAAAGATCCAGGAAGACATTGCAAAGagaatgggtttcaaactccagGATGATACGGAGTCGTCACGAGCAATTGACCTTAGTAGCAGATTAATGAAAGAGGAGAGGTTCCTCATCATCTTGGATGATTTGTGGGAGCCGCTTGTTTTGGCAGAGGTAGGGATtccctctccaaccatactcaaGGATTGTAAGATCATATTCACAACAAGGAATAAAGATGTGTGCAAAGGAATGGAAAGCCAAGTCGACATTCAAGTAAAAGTGCTCTCAGATGAGGAATCGTGGAAACTATTCAAAGATAAAGCAGGTGTCATTGTTGATGATCCTTCCTTTCATACCAAGGCAAGGGAGGTATTCAAGGAATGCGCCGGTCTTCCACTTGCAATTATAACATTAGGAAGGGCACTGAGAGGTGAAAGAGATCCTAGAGTGTGGGATAACGCACTATCACAGCTGAAGAAGTCTGCACCAAGAAATATCAAAGAAATGGAGAAAGGAGTGTACCAGTCTATCAAAATCAGCTATGAACGTTTGCAAGCTGAGCTGAAACTAGGGTTCTTGTTTTGCTGCCTGTTTCCTGAAGATCATGATATTCATGTGGACACGATGATTAGATTGTGGAAGGGTGAAGGCTTTTTGGAAGATGTTGAAAGTTGGGAGGAAGCATTAAATAAAGGGCACGCTTTGGTTGAAGAACTCAAATCTTCTTGTTTGTTATTAGCAGGTGAAAAGGAAGGGTATGTAAAGATGCACGACATTATTAGGGATGTTGCCATTTGGATTTCGTCAAAAGAATGTGAGGACTGCAAATCTTTTGTGAGAATCGGATTGAAAGGTTTGCCACAGGGGAAAAGTTGGGAGGAATACAAGAGGATTTCTATCAGGCGATGTGGGATTAATAAACTGCCAGAAGGGATGCATTGTCCTAAATTGGTGACATTGATGATGCCGGGAAATGAGGAGCCGATTGAAATTCAAGGTGGGTTTTGGGAAGCAACAAAAGAACTTCGGGTTCTGGATCTAAGCTATACACTTATCAGTAAGATACCACTGGCAAACCTGGTGAATCTACGGGTGCTTTGTCTGAGGAGCTGCAAGTTTGAAGAAGGGAATTGTTTGTCAGCACTTGGGGGACTGAAGCAGCTTGAATTTCTGGATCTGTCATTTAACTATTGGTTATGCGAGTTGCCAAATGAAATCAGAGAATTGGTCAATCTGCGGAGCTTGGATTTAACAAATACTTTTAATCTTAAAATTGTTCCAAGTGGTGTTATATCAAGGTTGACTCTCTTGGAAGAATTGAAGATGTGGAACAGTTTCCACGAGTGGAAGGCAGAAGAAAAAGATGCAAGCAGCGGCAGCAGTAGCAACGCCTGTTTGAGTGAAGTGGCATCTTTGAAAGAGTTATCTAATTTACATCTCTGGATTGTGCAAGTGGAACGTTTGCCACGAGACTATCCTCTGATTAAACATCTGACGAAGTTGAAGAACTTTTGCTTCTGCATATGCCCAAGGCCTGATTATGGTCGTGTACAACGTGCTTATCCCGAGTCGAACCGTGATGAGTTGAGATATATGGAGATTGTTGGTTGTAGTCTCATCCCCGAATGGGCTCTAATGCTTTTACCACAGACCACCCATTTAAAGTTAAAAAATTGCAAGGGTCAAGAGGCACTTAATCGCGGTGGACGATTCCCAATTTTGAAATCTCTTACAGTTGAGGAATGTGATGATGTGGAATTTGTTGTCAGTGCAAAGGAGTCTCCTGAAAATGCATTCGGTAATCTACAGAGTTTAGAGTTGAGAAACCTGCCAAATCTAAAGAAAGTCCTCACTAAGTATGAAGAGGGATTGCTTCCCACCCTTTTATTTCATAACCTTAAGAAGCTGGAAGTGTACGACTGTCCTAAACTAAAGCATCTACTCCCATCCGTTTTATTGCAAGGAATGGATAATTTAACCAAGGTTAGAGTGTCTTATTGTGGAGGAATGGAGCATTTATTTGATGGACCACCCACGGTGGAGCAACGCAATGATGTGCTCTCCAAACTCGAAACCTTAGCTCTTTCAGATCTCACGAGCATGACAAGTATTTGGCCGATGGGGTTAGTGGTGAATCTCCAAAATCTCGCTACTCTGGATGTTTGGGGTTGCCATGGCTTGAAGAAGAGCGTTGTGTCGGCGATGCAGATGAAGGGTGGGCTCCCTAACCTTTACCAACTCTACGTGTTTCATTGCGAAGGAGTGGAGGAGATCATTTCAGATGTGGTGGATAATGAGGGTCTGCTACCTAAACTAAGAACTCTAGGCTTAACAGATCTACCGACATTGGTGCGCATATGTGGAGGAGAGGCTGATCCCCTGTTGCAACTGGGTTGGAATTCACTGGAACAAATACGAGTGTGGAGATGTGGAGGAATGGAGCATGCATTTGAAGGACCGCCCAATGATGTGTTCTTCAAACTCAAAACCTCGAATCTTAAAGATCTCCATAACCTGACTACTCTCGAGCTTTGGAGGTGCCATTTCTTTAAGAAGACCGTTATTTCGTCGGTTCAGATGAAGGGTGGGCTCCCTAATCTCGTCAACCTCACCGTGAATGATTGCGGAGGAGTAGAAGAGATCATTTCAGATGTGGTGGATAATGAGGGTCTCCTACCTAAACTAAAATTTCTGAGATTATCCTTTCTACCGGAATTGGTGCGAATCTACGGAGGAGGAGAGGCTGTTCCACCGCGGCAATTGGACTGGCATTCACTGAAAATTTTTTATGTGTACGGATGTCCCAAGCTTAAAAAGGTGCAGCCTCTGCAAGGTGGGGCCGACAGTGTGCCGTCGCTTCGAAAGACTAAGGGAGAAAGGAATTGGTTGGAGGGGTTAGATTGGGGAGGAAACGACAGAGTCATCTCCCAATTCCATTCCCTGTTTAAAGAG GTATGGGTTCATTTAAGGTTTATAATATGA